One window of Dermacentor albipictus isolate Rhodes 1998 colony chromosome 9, USDA_Dalb.pri_finalv2, whole genome shotgun sequence genomic DNA carries:
- the LOC135916193 gene encoding endothelin-converting enzyme 1-like: MEPEPTDKTPKRQPQSANTTKAGSKGKASPKTPESRRASAKSGKSTPNLTKRSSEQRHLERGRPLGERASSGPAEPHGTVRKETAGDKDKEATPVTPQDRLSKAPTPRPESGRESLVGSRQRDAAPANQNMVTAGREGEGKRSPPRSHSRTRSAVPTPVPTPVPGSAVIASVRAAVASKEPRPTYTVEDTHTPATPVDGQQVLPEQHPRPESAAVPAPGTKQGPQIPEPPVVVAVIDPHEAGRPCENPLMCLYTPEGGLQPMAYALFAFIWLAFVAVLFYFLIRQSFGRTHGACDTPACEAYSRLLLASINSSVKPCESFSRYVCDGWHSGHDLNVGEDTILAALDRVYRSAAVSELPANSQNAMQRATAFYLSCACVGRGECDELQKVKAALREVGIVWPHRASSPAVVKTLLYTSMSLRWPSLLDLEVVPRKTETHIYLRIPPWFFSLSSKLAEHQRSPGARKRYFDVLRYNFKSEGDNVTGEDIVSFEDTHSVELGIVGFLDKSTKNDMTTTDLYMYGPPKGSHAIWIDALREYGVKVGKKNDIVFETDTPTFVEHFNLMWERYHDDKMHMFLSWGTVQVAALFSNQMLQANFYGSASKARVGHGTYCFSKTLLFVGDQALYAYRSQFLPEESVPMAGTVVADVRRALERRVHRWSRYDGSITIVGDWYSTRTALKYLHEEGGANARKTKAPTSTPHRRPGRVQADMGKSLVDNWRLLPRAALSDPTFSRVSSAIEKLRLYVLQNGSVPQGPDLSLFPYAFSFPYFDAKASAAFNYAGVGSLVAQGLGELLLDAYSKSEIDPAVKTYLECMQGSSPSSHDKSSWARYMDPISLKTSLDAYRSSSGASDDSPAVGLEFLSREQLFFVAACFMRCSGGASDSGGFAHAQCDAAFKHVEEFADVFGCPPQSPMNPAQRCTLL, translated from the exons ATGGAACCTGAGCCCACAGACAAGACTCCTAAGCGGCAGCCGCAGAGCGCCAACACCACCAAAGCGGGCAGCAAGGGCAAGGCTTCGCCCAAGACCCCGGAGTCCAGGAGGGCGTCCGCGAAGTCAGGGAAGTCGACGCCCAACCTAACGAAACGCTCGAGTGAGCAGCGACACCTGGAACGGGGAAGGCCGCTGGGAGAACGTGCCTCTTCAGGGCCTGCCGAGCCACACGGCACGGTTCGCAAGGAAACAGCTGGCGACAAAGACAAG GAGGCCACGCCAGTGACCCCGCAAGACCGGCTTTCCAAAGCACCGACACCTCGACCGGAAAGTGGAAGGGAATCTCTGGTCGGGTCACGGCAGAGAGACGCAGCTCCGGCCAACCAGAACATGGTTACCGCTGGTCGCGAAGGCGAGGGTAAAAGATCGCCACCAAGAAGTCACAGTCGCACACGGAGTGCGGTACCGACTCCGGTACCGACTCCGGTACCCGGCAGCGCGGTGATCGCCAGCGTCAGAGCCGCCGTAGCGTCCAAAGAACCCCGGCCAACCTACACCGTGGAAGATACGCATACTCCCGCGACTCCAGTCGATGGCCAGCAGGTTCTACCCGAGCAGCACCCGAGACCCGAGAGTGCAGCCGTGCCAGCTCCTGGCACGAAACAAGGCCCACAGATCCCGGAACCACCCGTGGTGGTCGCGGTGATAGACCCCCATGAAGCGGGCAGGCCTTGTGAGAATCCACTCATG TGCCTGTACACGCCCGAGGGTGGCTTGCAGCCGATGGCCTACGCCTTGTTCGCCTTCATCTGGCTCGCCTTCGTGGCAGTGCTGTTCTACTTCTTGATTCGGCAGAGCTTCGGAAGGACCCACGGCGCCTGCGATACGCCGGCGTGCGAGGCCTACTCCAGGCTGCTCCTCGCCTCCATCAACTCGTCGGTCAAGCCGTGCGAAAGCTTCAGCCGCTACGTCTGCGACGGCTGGCACAGCGGCCACGACTTGAACGTCGGCGAGGACACCATTCTCGCAGCATTAGACCGGGTGTATCGTTCGGCGGCGGTCAGCGAGTTGCCGGCCAACAGTCAGAATGCGATGCAGCGCGCGACCGCCTTCTACCTGAGCTGCGCGTGCGTCGGCAGGGGCGAGTGCGACGAGCTGCAGAAGGTGAAGGCGGCGCTGCGAGAGGTGGGCATCGTCTGGCCGCACAGGGCAAGCAGTCCGGCTGTCGTGAAGACGCTGCTCTACACGTCCATGAGTCTGCGCTGGCCCAGCCTCCTCGACCTCGAGGttgtgccgcgcaagacggagacGCACATTTACCTACGAATACCGCCATGGTTCTTTAGCCTAAGTTCCAAGCTCGCGGAGCACCAGCGTTCGCCTGGCGCTCGGAAGCGATACTTCGACGTTCTGAGATATAACTTCAAGAGCGAAGGAGACAACGTTACGGGTGAAGACATCGTGTCATTTGAGGATACCCACAGCGTGGAGCTTGGCATTGTGGGCTTTTTAGATAAGAGCACAAAAAACGACATGACAACCACTGACTTGTACATGTACGGGCCGCCCAAGGGCTCTCATGCGATTTGGATCGACGCTTTGCGTGAATACGGCGTCAAGGTGGGCAAAAAGAACGATATCGTGTTCGAGACCGATACTCCCACTTTCGTAGAACATTTCAACTTGATGTGGGAGCGGTACCATGACGATAAAATGCACATGTTCCTGTCCTGGGGCACCGTCCAGGTGGCGGCACTGTTCTCGAACCAGATGTTGCAGGCCAACTTCTACGGCAGCGCGTCAAAAGCAAGGGTCGGTCATGGCACGTACTGCTTCAGCAAGACGCTCCTCTTCGTTGGCGACCAAGCACTTTACGC GTACCGGAGCCAATTCCTGCCAGAGGAGTCGGTTCCCATGGCCGGGACGGTCGTCGCGGACGTTCGCCGAGCCCTGGAACGCCGCGTTCACCGTTGGAGTCGATACGACGGCAGCATCACCATCGTCGGCGACTGGTACTCCACGAGAACAGCGCTCAAGTACCTGCACGAAGAGGGCGGAGCCAACGCCCGGAAaactaaagcccctacatccacgcccCATCGCCGACCAG GCCGAGTCCAGGCAGACATGGGCAAGTCGCTGGTGGACAACTGGCGTCTGCTTCCGCGGGCTGCTCTGTCCGACCCGACATTCAGTCGGGTGTCGAGTGCCATCGAGAAGCTCCGGCTATACGTGCTCCAAAACGGCAGCGTACCGCAGGGACCCGACCTGTCCCTGTTTCCGTACGCGTTCAGCTTCCCCTACTTCGACGCGAAGGCTTCGGCCGCCTTCAACTACGCCGGAGTGGGTAGCCTTGTCGCCCAGGGGCTCGGCGAACTGCTCCTGGATGCTTACTCCAAGTCCGAAATAGACCCCGCCGTCAAGACGTACCTGGAGTGCATGCAAGGCAGCTCTCCGTCTTCG CACGATAAAAGCAGCTGGGCTCGATACATGGATCCCATCTCCCTGAAGACGAGCCTGGACGCGTATCGGTCGAGCAGCGGCGCGTCCGACGACAGTCCTGCCGTGGGCCTGGAGTTCCTCTCTCGAGAGCAGCTGTTCTTCGTGGCCGCGTGTTTCAtgcgctgcagcggcggcgcctCAGACTCCGGCggcttcgcgcatgcgcagtgcgacGCCGCCTTTAAGCACGTCGAAGAGTTTGCCGACGTGTTCGGCTGCCCGCCCCAATCGCCCATGAACCCGGCGCAGAGGTGCACGCTGCTGTGA